A region of Maridesulfovibrio sp. DNA encodes the following proteins:
- a CDS encoding alkaline phosphatase, translating to MVRRIVRPLVLAICLAMVAATAFAAAPKYVFYFIGDGLGPSQRMAAELYNKMEKNDADAKLIMNTFPQSALVTTYSDNTLITDSAAGGTALSCGYKTTNGYLGKLPDGSDIKSIAEAAKENGYAVGIVTSTRLTHATPASFSAHNPDRNAANEIAVDQADSGFDFFAGGGYRYFVAKNNAQGLKSKRMDDVDVVKMFADQGYKTFVGDSSRDAFRSYKPKKGEKVFAALTYSHLPYEVERRNSKLTENKLPSLCELTGKAVESLAAQEKPFFLMVEGGRIDHAAHAHDPASTILDTIAMDEAVKVAYDFYKKHPEETLIVTAADHETGGVGLGISMDSKGYFLNLKALEKVRVSAEDNLNQYYNKLAAKESDLKKRHAAFIAYVEKEWGLTDRTAAEDKILVNAMDVQDKNQNLPKDKKVSYGYSYTPTMVAVTDLISQRARISWTSFVHTGTFIPATAIGVGSERFNGFIDNTDIPNRMAEVMEVKLSDIKHTDSKALLGKTYGPQEKYAKIPYNK from the coding sequence ATGGTTAGAAGAATTGTTCGTCCATTGGTTTTGGCTATCTGCCTGGCAATGGTAGCGGCTACAGCTTTTGCTGCAGCTCCCAAGTATGTTTTCTATTTTATTGGTGACGGTCTAGGACCTTCACAGCGTATGGCTGCAGAGCTTTACAACAAAATGGAAAAGAATGATGCCGACGCCAAGCTGATCATGAATACTTTTCCCCAATCTGCACTGGTAACCACTTACTCAGATAACACCCTGATCACTGACTCGGCAGCAGGCGGAACTGCTTTGTCCTGTGGTTACAAAACCACTAACGGTTACCTTGGTAAACTGCCTGATGGAAGTGATATCAAGTCTATTGCTGAAGCTGCAAAAGAAAACGGATACGCAGTCGGTATTGTTACTTCTACCCGTTTGACTCATGCAACACCGGCTTCTTTTTCCGCACACAATCCTGACCGTAATGCTGCTAATGAAATTGCGGTAGATCAGGCTGATTCCGGCTTTGATTTCTTTGCGGGCGGCGGTTATCGTTATTTTGTAGCCAAGAACAACGCACAGGGTCTGAAGTCAAAGCGTATGGATGATGTGGATGTTGTTAAAATGTTCGCCGACCAAGGTTATAAAACTTTCGTTGGTGATTCCAGCCGCGATGCTTTTCGTTCTTACAAGCCTAAAAAAGGGGAGAAAGTTTTTGCTGCTCTGACTTACAGCCATTTGCCTTACGAAGTGGAGCGCCGTAACAGTAAGCTGACTGAAAATAAGCTGCCTTCTCTGTGCGAACTGACTGGGAAAGCAGTGGAATCCCTTGCCGCTCAAGAGAAACCTTTCTTCCTGATGGTTGAGGGTGGACGTATTGACCATGCAGCCCATGCTCACGATCCTGCTTCCACCATTCTTGATACTATCGCAATGGATGAAGCTGTGAAAGTTGCATATGATTTTTATAAAAAGCATCCTGAAGAAACTCTGATCGTTACCGCGGCCGACCATGAAACAGGTGGTGTAGGACTTGGGATTTCCATGGATTCCAAGGGTTACTTTCTCAATCTTAAGGCTCTGGAAAAGGTTCGTGTTTCCGCAGAAGACAATCTGAATCAATATTATAACAAACTGGCAGCTAAAGAGTCAGACCTGAAAAAACGTCATGCCGCTTTCATCGCTTATGTTGAAAAAGAGTGGGGCCTGACTGACCGTACTGCTGCCGAAGATAAGATTCTCGTAAACGCCATGGATGTTCAGGATAAGAACCAGAACCTGCCCAAAGACAAAAAAGTGAGTTACGGATATTCTTATACTCCGACCATGGTAGCTGTTACCGATCTGATTTCCCAGCGAGCAAGGATTTCATGGACTTCCTTTGTACACACCGGGACATTTATTCCTGCAACCGCCATCGGAGTAGGGTCTGAAAGATTTAACGGCTTCATTGATAACACTGATATCCCCAACCGGATGGCAGAAGTGATGGAAGTTAAACTTTCTGACATCAAACATACCGATTCCAAGGCTCTGTTGGGTAAGACTTACGGCCCCCAGGAAAAATACGCGAAAATTCCGTACAACAAATAG
- a CDS encoding YibE/F family protein, which translates to MKKFASPVFFILMIVGLVGLLKYEDPGTDIKTGLHELRATVTAVNNDALVEMGTARIGGQHVTAILQDGEVKGQTVTGVNQLTGQPEMDELFHPGDTILMAVRIVDGKPTQARAVHQFRQGWELSLFGLFIIILLIYARLIGLKALFSFITSFYIIWKFFIPGLLGGGNPILLTVVTLTLLTVVIITCVAGLSRVTVVATMGTLCGLLLALSLTLFFGEKLKLAGMTAPFASMLVFSGYYTLDLLDIFYASVILGASGAAMDIAMDVAASMNEVLAKKPDITRNELIKSGFNVGRMVTGTMTTTLLLAYSGGYLTMLMVFMAKATSFTRMLNFKLVAAEIFRTLVGSVGLVLVAPITAILAGFILCGVKELNKSRN; encoded by the coding sequence ATGAAAAAGTTCGCATCCCCTGTTTTTTTTATCCTGATGATTGTCGGGCTTGTCGGCCTGTTGAAATATGAAGATCCCGGGACGGATATAAAAACCGGTCTGCACGAATTGCGGGCAACCGTTACTGCGGTAAATAATGATGCTCTTGTCGAAATGGGTACTGCCCGTATAGGCGGACAACATGTAACTGCGATATTACAGGACGGGGAAGTCAAAGGGCAGACCGTAACCGGAGTTAATCAGTTGACCGGTCAGCCGGAAATGGATGAGCTGTTTCATCCCGGAGATACTATTCTCATGGCGGTACGCATTGTTGACGGTAAACCGACGCAAGCACGCGCCGTTCACCAGTTCCGTCAGGGCTGGGAGCTTAGCCTGTTCGGATTGTTTATCATTATCCTGTTGATTTATGCCCGATTAATAGGCTTAAAGGCGCTGTTCAGTTTTATCACCAGCTTTTATATTATCTGGAAATTTTTCATCCCCGGACTGCTTGGCGGCGGCAATCCAATTCTTTTGACTGTGGTTACCCTTACATTGCTTACAGTGGTGATCATTACCTGTGTAGCCGGATTGTCGAGGGTTACTGTAGTGGCTACCATGGGGACTCTCTGCGGTCTTTTGCTGGCGTTGAGTCTTACCTTGTTTTTTGGCGAAAAACTTAAGCTGGCGGGCATGACCGCGCCGTTTGCAAGCATGCTGGTTTTTTCGGGTTACTATACACTGGATCTGCTGGATATCTTTTATGCTTCTGTAATACTCGGGGCTTCCGGGGCGGCTATGGATATTGCCATGGATGTTGCCGCTTCCATGAACGAGGTCTTGGCTAAGAAGCCGGACATCACCCGCAATGAGCTGATCAAGTCCGGATTCAACGTAGGACGTATGGTTACCGGGACCATGACAACGACTCTTCTGCTGGCCTATTCCGGAGGTTATCTGACTATGCTGATGGTTTTTATGGCCAAAGCTACGTCTTTTACGCGTATGCTTAATTTTAAGCTGGTGGCAGCGGAAATTTTTCGCACATTGGTCGGAAGTGTAGGGCTTGTTCTGGTGGCGCCGATTACAGCGATACTGGCAGGATTTATTTTATGCGGAGTTAAGGAACTCAATAAATCACGCAACTGA
- a CDS encoding M23 family metallopeptidase, with protein MAKKKSRIGQIFLLIILVAVIGTGAYLLYKDTTSPQATLKPGNGYTTYDTPINVNISDTQSGLKAVKIVLSQGDKKITLTEKNLPKGSFDYNEDILIKKKQIKEGPFELAVWAVDTSLAGFGSGNAVIARGNYTLDTIAPKITVQSTTHNFNQGGCGLLIYNVSETPVKTGVQVNEDFFPGHKQPNGTYACLFAMPYYTEKKDFNPVLIAEDAAGNIRKGSFWYHANGKTYRHDRINISDRFLNTKMPQFEGDYPGLPSQVELFLKVNRDLRKKNRAELHRVAKETSSTFLFEGKFMRLPNAAPRAGFGDKRSYYYGGKVIDNQTHLGIDLASTRQAPIPAANNGRVVLAESDFGIYGNAVIIDHGLGLQTLYSHLSVIEVEPGDMVAKGQIIGKTGATGMAGGDHLHYGVICAGIPVNPVEWWDAHWIKNNITSKLN; from the coding sequence ATGGCTAAAAAGAAAAGTCGTATTGGACAAATTTTCCTGCTGATCATTCTTGTCGCTGTAATCGGGACCGGGGCCTATCTACTTTACAAGGACACAACCTCTCCTCAGGCAACCTTGAAACCGGGCAATGGTTATACAACCTATGATACTCCTATCAATGTGAATATCAGCGACACCCAGTCCGGCCTTAAAGCAGTCAAAATAGTTCTTTCGCAGGGTGACAAGAAAATTACTCTCACCGAAAAAAATCTTCCCAAGGGAAGCTTTGACTACAATGAAGACATTCTAATTAAGAAAAAACAAATCAAGGAAGGACCTTTTGAACTGGCAGTATGGGCTGTAGATACTTCTCTTGCCGGATTCGGCAGCGGCAATGCGGTTATTGCCCGCGGTAACTACACACTTGATACAATTGCCCCGAAAATCACTGTTCAATCCACCACCCATAACTTTAATCAGGGTGGCTGCGGTCTGCTCATTTATAATGTCAGTGAAACCCCGGTTAAAACCGGAGTACAGGTGAACGAAGATTTTTTCCCCGGTCACAAACAACCGAACGGGACTTACGCATGCCTCTTCGCCATGCCGTACTACACTGAGAAAAAAGACTTTAACCCTGTGCTGATTGCAGAAGATGCCGCAGGAAATATCCGCAAAGGTTCATTCTGGTACCATGCCAACGGCAAAACCTACCGGCATGACCGGATTAACATCTCAGACCGTTTCCTGAACACAAAAATGCCTCAGTTTGAGGGAGATTATCCCGGCCTGCCCAGTCAGGTGGAACTTTTCCTCAAGGTCAACCGTGATCTGCGAAAGAAAAACCGTGCTGAGTTGCACCGGGTAGCAAAAGAAACTTCATCTACCTTTCTTTTTGAAGGTAAATTCATGAGGTTGCCCAATGCCGCTCCCCGTGCCGGATTCGGTGACAAACGCAGCTATTACTATGGTGGAAAAGTCATTGACAACCAGACCCACTTGGGAATTGACCTCGCAAGTACCCGGCAGGCTCCCATTCCTGCGGCGAACAATGGTCGCGTTGTACTTGCGGAATCAGATTTCGGCATCTACGGCAACGCGGTGATCATTGATCACGGTCTTGGCCTGCAGACCCTCTACTCTCACCTGAGTGTAATTGAAGTGGAGCCCGGAGACATGGTCGCCAAGGGCCAGATTATCGGTAAGACCGGAGCAACGGGCATGGCTGGTGGCGACCACCTGCATTACGGTGTCATCTGTGCCGGTATTCCGGTTAATCCTGTCGAATGGTGGGACGCTCACTGGATCAAAAACAACATTACCAGCAAACTGAATTAG
- the hysB gene encoding NiFeSe hydrogenase small subunit — translation MSLTRRDFVKMCTGTVAGFGISQMFNPSVVHALKKFVPNVFWLQGQGCTGCSVSILNSVHPSIAEVLLDVINLDYHPTIMGSEGHEAWGYMMDQAEANKGKYIVIVEGAVPTAENGHFCIVGADANHKEYTMSEATLEMAKNAAVVVNVGTCSAYGGIPAAEGNVTGSMSVTNFLAENGVKTPVVNIPGCPPHPDWMVGTLVVAINAIEEKGLQGGLAEVVKILDDNGRPTPFFGKNIHDNCPFLEQFDNDEYAEVFTDPVKCRYELGCKGPNANSDCFKRKWNGGVNWCVENSVCLGCVEPGFPDEMSPFYEAG, via the coding sequence ATGAGTTTGACCAGGCGAGATTTCGTGAAAATGTGCACAGGAACTGTGGCTGGATTTGGGATTTCCCAGATGTTCAACCCCAGTGTTGTGCATGCGCTGAAAAAGTTTGTACCGAATGTTTTCTGGCTGCAGGGACAGGGCTGCACCGGTTGTTCGGTTTCCATACTTAACTCAGTGCATCCCTCTATTGCAGAGGTTCTTCTTGATGTGATTAACCTTGATTATCATCCGACTATCATGGGTTCCGAAGGCCACGAAGCCTGGGGATACATGATGGATCAGGCTGAAGCCAACAAGGGTAAGTACATTGTTATTGTTGAAGGTGCCGTTCCCACAGCTGAGAACGGTCATTTCTGTATCGTTGGTGCAGACGCCAACCATAAAGAATACACCATGAGTGAGGCCACTCTCGAGATGGCCAAAAATGCTGCTGTGGTTGTAAACGTTGGTACTTGCTCTGCATATGGCGGTATTCCCGCTGCTGAGGGAAATGTTACCGGCTCCATGTCTGTAACCAATTTCCTTGCAGAAAACGGTGTGAAGACTCCCGTAGTTAACATTCCGGGTTGCCCCCCCCATCCAGACTGGATGGTCGGAACCCTCGTTGTCGCTATCAATGCTATTGAGGAAAAAGGGCTGCAGGGCGGTCTGGCTGAAGTTGTCAAGATTCTTGATGACAACGGTCGTCCTACACCTTTCTTCGGTAAAAACATTCATGACAACTGCCCATTTCTTGAGCAGTTCGACAACGACGAATATGCTGAAGTATTCACTGACCCCGTTAAATGCCGTTACGAGCTTGGCTGTAAAGGTCCAAACGCCAACTCCGACTGCTTCAAACGCAAGTGGAACGGCGGCGTTAACTGGTGTGTTGAAAACTCAGTATGTCTTGGCTGTGTAGAACCGGGATTCCCGGATGAAATGTCTCCCTTCTACGAAGCCGGTTAA
- the hysA gene encoding NiFeSe hydrogenase large subunit HysA, with the protein MSSSHAPAAKDGKLKIAIDPVTRIEGHLKAEVVVKDGKVVDAWLSGGMYRGFENILVGRDPRDAAQLTQRLCGVCPTAHSTASTRALDDAFGVKLTTNGRVTKNLIFGANYLQSHILHFYHLAALDFVRGPGKAPFVPRFEHPDLRLDEKTNKVAVDQYVKALEIRRICHEMVALFGGKMPHISGQVVGGATEIPTQEKLAEYASRFKQVQKFIAETYVPTVYLIGSVYKDLFKIGGGYKNAMAYGVFPMDDAESEFLLKPGVYIDGKDAGFDQKLIKEYTKYAWYTDECSDLHPSEGKTIPDVHKKDAYSFCKASRYNGHAVEVGPLARMWVHNPELSPMGKKQLKDLFGIEAKMFRDLGEDMAFSLMGRHVARAEEAYMVANAIQDAWLKEVKPGEETYVKSEIPQSAEGLGLTEAPRGSLLHYINIKDQKTANYQMIPATLWNSTPRDDKGHRGTIEEALVGTPVPDPKNPVDVSRIIRSFDPULGCAVHVLHAETGEEHVVHVGEGC; encoded by the coding sequence ATGTCTTCATCTCATGCTCCCGCCGCCAAGGACGGGAAACTTAAGATTGCCATTGATCCGGTTACCCGAATCGAAGGTCACCTCAAGGCTGAGGTCGTAGTTAAAGACGGTAAAGTAGTGGATGCATGGCTCTCCGGCGGCATGTATCGCGGTTTCGAGAACATCCTTGTCGGACGTGATCCCCGTGATGCAGCCCAGCTGACCCAGCGTCTGTGCGGTGTTTGTCCAACTGCTCATTCCACTGCTTCCACCCGTGCTCTTGATGACGCTTTTGGCGTAAAGCTGACCACCAACGGTCGTGTAACCAAAAACCTCATCTTCGGCGCTAACTACCTGCAGTCTCATATTCTGCATTTCTATCATCTTGCAGCTCTGGACTTCGTACGCGGTCCCGGCAAAGCTCCCTTTGTTCCCCGCTTCGAACATCCTGACCTGCGTCTTGATGAAAAAACCAACAAGGTAGCTGTAGACCAGTACGTTAAGGCTCTTGAAATCCGCCGTATCTGCCACGAAATGGTAGCTCTCTTCGGTGGTAAAATGCCTCACATCTCAGGTCAGGTCGTTGGTGGTGCAACTGAAATTCCGACCCAGGAAAAGCTCGCTGAATACGCAAGCCGTTTCAAGCAGGTCCAGAAGTTCATTGCTGAAACCTACGTCCCCACTGTTTACCTTATCGGTTCCGTCTACAAAGATCTGTTCAAGATCGGTGGCGGTTATAAAAATGCTATGGCTTACGGCGTATTCCCCATGGATGATGCTGAGTCCGAATTCCTGCTCAAGCCCGGTGTATACATCGACGGCAAAGATGCAGGCTTTGACCAGAAGCTCATCAAGGAATACACCAAGTACGCATGGTACACCGACGAGTGTTCCGATCTGCATCCCAGCGAAGGTAAAACCATCCCGGATGTACATAAGAAGGACGCTTACAGCTTCTGTAAGGCTTCCCGCTACAACGGCCACGCTGTTGAAGTCGGTCCCCTTGCACGTATGTGGGTTCATAACCCCGAGCTCAGCCCCATGGGTAAAAAACAGCTCAAGGATCTCTTCGGCATCGAAGCCAAGATGTTCCGCGATCTGGGCGAAGATATGGCATTCTCCCTCATGGGCCGCCACGTTGCACGCGCAGAAGAAGCCTACATGGTTGCAAACGCAATTCAGGATGCATGGCTCAAGGAAGTCAAACCCGGCGAAGAAACCTACGTCAAGTCTGAAATTCCGCAGTCTGCAGAAGGTCTCGGTCTTACCGAAGCACCCCGTGGCTCCCTGCTGCACTACATCAACATCAAGGACCAGAAGACTGCCAATTACCAGATGATCCCCGCGACCCTCTGGAACAGCACCCCTCGTGATGACAAAGGTCATCGCGGTACCATCGAGGAAGCCCTCGTGGGTACTCCGGTTCCCGATCCGAAAAACCCTGTTGACGTCTCAAGGATCATCAGATCCTTTGACCCGTGACTGGGTTGTGCCGTGCACGTGCTGCACGCAGAGACCGGTGAAGAGCATGTTGTTCACGTAGGCGAAGGCTGCTAA
- the hysD gene encoding NiFeSe hydrogenase maturation protease translates to MKKLLVLGIGNILLGDEGVGVHAVEELKKEEWPEFVHLVDGGTFTHDIFHILEGYDGLLVLDIVHGGKDGGTVYYLEEKDIIDNEKQRLSLHDIDLVDSLNMAGAVGKRPAMRILGMEPENYTDWSMEMTDTCKAVFPGYVERARQEIKRFIEEFDQ, encoded by the coding sequence ATGAAGAAACTGTTGGTACTTGGGATTGGAAACATCCTCCTTGGCGATGAGGGCGTCGGGGTGCATGCTGTAGAAGAGTTGAAGAAAGAAGAATGGCCCGAGTTCGTCCATCTGGTGGACGGCGGCACATTCACTCATGATATTTTTCATATTCTGGAAGGCTATGACGGACTTCTGGTGCTGGACATCGTTCATGGCGGGAAGGATGGCGGCACCGTATATTATCTTGAAGAAAAAGATATTATCGACAACGAGAAACAACGTTTGTCACTGCACGACATTGATCTTGTTGATTCCCTGAATATGGCCGGAGCAGTCGGCAAGCGTCCTGCAATGCGTATTCTGGGCATGGAGCCTGAGAACTACACTGACTGGTCCATGGAGATGACCGATACCTGCAAGGCGGTATTCCCCGGCTATGTTGAACGGGCCCGTCAGGAGATCAAGCGTTTTATTGAGGAGTTTGATCAGTAG
- a CDS encoding tetratricopeptide repeat protein, which translates to MNKTLSFLDQVATVPAGVWNGVMAFCAVGGLIIAFLTYRAMQRQNEIAKEAQTDETVRELLDNYRSGSQAKDEEISTLKKGLKDAVEGLRELEKQDDTAQLAKQAEEQLKKGNTELAKALYRQVGEDKEKCAEVVNVEAANAYRNLAALSFLSNYREAFKAYEKAVKLDPNTVEGWIGMALAQKHLGLFGDAKASLYEVLRRREQYGAYDKFVSAAFGNLGIIYKLEGDYNTAVSYFKKSLKIDIKNKSHELACGYNNIANVKSLQGDFNAARNYYLKALAIDKKLNRLKGVAASYSNLGVLYKIQGFYDKALALYNKAMKIDLKLNNKEGVAVSYTNIGNLYLAQGNFELAKNNYDKALNINSELGDVVGLATQYGNLGLIFYENGIYDQAKEYCQLALDLDCKTGYKEGMSIQYANLGVICLDQGDLPAAEYLYNKALDLYKELGDKVGIAIQYGNFGTLKKKLNEFVKAEQFYMSSLKINQEIGREEGIAMQYKNLGYLYLDQDRVIEAVDNFKKSQTIYLKLGRLQQVESIKSLIDDCLD; encoded by the coding sequence ATGAACAAAACTCTAAGTTTTCTTGATCAGGTTGCAACTGTTCCTGCTGGTGTATGGAATGGCGTGATGGCTTTTTGTGCTGTTGGAGGATTGATCATCGCGTTTCTGACATATCGGGCTATGCAACGACAGAATGAGATAGCCAAAGAAGCTCAAACAGATGAGACTGTAAGAGAATTATTAGATAATTATAGAAGTGGATCGCAAGCGAAAGATGAAGAGATCAGTACGTTAAAGAAAGGGCTTAAAGATGCTGTTGAAGGTTTGCGTGAACTTGAGAAGCAAGATGATACTGCACAATTGGCAAAGCAAGCTGAAGAACAATTGAAGAAAGGGAATACTGAGTTAGCGAAGGCTCTTTATCGGCAAGTTGGGGAAGATAAGGAAAAGTGCGCTGAAGTTGTTAATGTAGAAGCTGCGAACGCTTATCGTAATTTAGCAGCGTTATCTTTTTTGAGTAATTATCGCGAGGCCTTTAAAGCATACGAGAAGGCGGTTAAACTTGATCCCAATACAGTAGAAGGGTGGATCGGTATGGCTCTCGCCCAAAAGCATCTTGGATTGTTCGGGGATGCTAAAGCTTCGCTTTATGAAGTTTTACGAAGGCGTGAGCAGTATGGTGCTTACGATAAGTTTGTGTCAGCTGCATTTGGTAATTTAGGAATTATTTATAAGCTTGAAGGCGATTATAATACTGCGGTAAGTTATTTTAAAAAGTCATTGAAAATTGATATAAAAAATAAGTCCCATGAGTTGGCATGTGGTTATAATAATATAGCGAATGTTAAAAGTTTACAGGGTGATTTTAATGCAGCAAGAAACTACTATTTAAAGGCTTTAGCAATAGATAAGAAATTAAATAGACTTAAGGGAGTTGCTGCCTCTTACTCTAATTTGGGTGTGTTGTATAAAATTCAAGGTTTTTATGATAAAGCTCTTGCGTTGTATAATAAGGCTATGAAAATTGATTTAAAATTAAATAATAAAGAAGGTGTGGCAGTATCATATACTAATATAGGTAACTTATATTTGGCTCAGGGTAATTTTGAATTAGCAAAAAATAATTACGACAAAGCATTAAATATTAATAGTGAGTTAGGAGACGTTGTTGGGCTTGCTACTCAATATGGAAATTTAGGACTTATTTTTTATGAAAATGGAATTTATGATCAAGCTAAAGAATACTGTCAGCTTGCATTAGATTTAGATTGTAAAACAGGATACAAAGAAGGTATGAGTATTCAATATGCAAATCTTGGAGTTATTTGTTTAGATCAAGGTGATTTACCAGCTGCTGAATATTTATATAATAAGGCATTGGATTTATATAAAGAACTTGGCGATAAGGTTGGAATTGCAATTCAGTATGGAAATTTTGGAACTCTTAAAAAGAAATTGAATGAATTTGTTAAGGCAGAACAGTTCTACATGAGTTCCTTGAAAATTAATCAAGAAATAGGACGAGAAGAAGGCATTGCGATGCAATATAAAAACTTGGGGTATCTTTATCTGGATCAGGATAGAGTTATCGAAGCTGTGGATAACTTTAAGAAATCGCAAACTATTTATCTAAAATTAGGAAGGTTACAACAGGTTGAATCCATTAAATCTCTTATTGATGACTGCTTAGATTAA
- a CDS encoding 4Fe-4S double cluster binding domain-containing protein produces MTNLKEDLFANAKQWGADLVRVADSTRMAGMETRPENLLNNFPRAISIAVQLADGIIDTIVDTPTEIYSQHYQRVNALLDHIACRVSSFIQNNGGKALPLPASQILCEERFVSYISHKAVAINAGLGWQGKSLLLVTPQYGPRVRLVTILTDLDIPADEPIRNRCGKCTKCTDACPSGAIKNVNTDLYYASRNEAVDLTACVDHLNKVSGYGNLSSYICGVCVASCPWGKKKRQPQKLALIFCWFWGSRLRVWRRIINLSSHQ; encoded by the coding sequence ATGACTAACCTTAAAGAAGATCTATTTGCAAATGCAAAACAATGGGGCGCAGATCTGGTTAGAGTTGCAGACTCAACCCGTATGGCAGGAATGGAAACCAGACCCGAGAATCTGCTGAACAATTTCCCCCGGGCAATTTCAATTGCAGTTCAGCTAGCGGACGGAATTATTGATACCATCGTAGACACCCCTACCGAAATTTATTCCCAGCACTACCAACGCGTTAACGCCCTTCTTGATCATATCGCCTGCCGGGTAAGCAGCTTTATCCAAAATAACGGAGGTAAAGCCCTGCCCCTTCCAGCCAGTCAGATTCTCTGTGAAGAACGGTTTGTATCCTATATTTCCCACAAGGCTGTAGCAATCAATGCCGGATTAGGCTGGCAAGGCAAATCTTTGTTGCTGGTTACCCCGCAATACGGACCAAGAGTTCGTCTTGTAACAATACTTACAGACTTGGATATTCCTGCCGACGAACCGATCAGAAACCGTTGCGGCAAATGTACAAAATGCACCGACGCCTGCCCTTCAGGAGCCATAAAAAACGTCAATACCGACCTTTATTATGCTTCACGCAATGAAGCTGTAGATTTGACTGCATGTGTGGATCATTTGAACAAAGTCTCGGGATACGGGAATTTGTCGTCGTATATTTGCGGGGTTTGTGTTGCCAGTTGTCCATGGGGAAAGAAAAAACGGCAGCCCCAAAAGCTAGCTTTAATATTTTGCTGGTTTTGGGGAAGTAGGTTGAGGGTGTGGAGAAGGATAATTAATCTAAGCAGTCATCAATAA
- a CDS encoding glycosyltransferase family 4 protein translates to MNKNICFFNSNKAWGGGEKWNHHFSLLLRDQGYNVFVVTNHKSELKSRLENEPGITLHSEPIGNLSFLNPALMGRLKTFFKDNNIQTLITALPSDLKSGGIAAKRAGVNRIVYRRGIAVPVKNSFLNRYIYKNVVDRLIVNSLETKRTVLANNVSLIDESKIRQIYNGFDVAEFDKQNFSTLYTPQNGEVVIGNAARLTAQKGQKHLIESAKLLKEKDLNFKILIAGKGEMEQELKDYATELDVNDKVSFLGFIENMKSFHASQDIFCLPSLWEGFGYALVEAMTLQKPVVGFNISSNPEVVADGETGILVPVENSEELAAALEKMIIDGELRKKMGAAGRVRVLENFNTPLVLKKLIEVIEE, encoded by the coding sequence GTGAATAAAAACATATGCTTTTTCAATAGCAACAAAGCCTGGGGCGGCGGGGAGAAGTGGAACCACCACTTTTCCCTGCTCCTCCGGGATCAGGGTTACAACGTTTTCGTGGTAACCAACCATAAATCCGAACTGAAATCCCGCCTTGAAAACGAACCGGGCATCACACTGCACAGCGAACCCATCGGCAATCTTTCCTTTCTTAATCCAGCTTTAATGGGTCGCTTGAAGACTTTTTTCAAAGACAACAACATCCAGACCCTGATCACCGCACTGCCCTCCGATCTCAAAAGCGGAGGCATCGCCGCCAAACGCGCAGGGGTTAACCGGATAGTTTACCGTCGCGGGATTGCCGTTCCGGTAAAAAATTCTTTCCTGAACCGCTACATCTATAAAAATGTTGTTGATCGCTTGATCGTCAATTCCCTTGAAACTAAACGGACCGTTTTAGCCAACAACGTATCCCTTATTGATGAAAGCAAAATCCGCCAGATCTACAACGGTTTTGATGTAGCCGAATTCGATAAACAGAATTTTTCTACTCTCTATACACCACAAAATGGTGAAGTAGTAATCGGAAATGCGGCCCGCTTGACTGCCCAAAAAGGCCAAAAACATCTCATTGAGTCCGCAAAACTGCTTAAAGAAAAGGACTTGAATTTCAAAATTCTCATTGCCGGAAAAGGTGAAATGGAACAGGAACTGAAAGATTACGCCACAGAACTGGACGTAAACGACAAGGTTTCCTTCCTCGGTTTCATCGAAAACATGAAAAGTTTTCACGCTTCGCAGGATATTTTCTGCTTACCTTCATTATGGGAAGGATTCGGTTATGCTCTTGTAGAAGCTATGACTTTGCAAAAACCCGTGGTAGGATTTAATATCAGCTCCAATCCAGAAGTTGTTGCTGATGGCGAGACTGGAATTTTAGTTCCGGTAGAAAATAGTGAGGAATTGGCAGCAGCTCTGGAAAAGATGATTATTGATGGCGAGTTACGCAAGAAAATGGGAGCTGCAGGGCGTGTGCGGGTGTTGGAGAATTTTAATACGCCGTTGGTTTTGAAGAAGTTGATTGAAGTTATCGAAGAATAA